Proteins encoded by one window of Filimonas effusa:
- a CDS encoding SusC/RagA family TonB-linked outer membrane protein — protein MRLQLRHPLRCKMPGFAVSLRYMFQAILLLVPALAFSQKQISGTVKDSDGKPLESITVSLKGKNKSTLTDSTGAFKLSANPGDILMASSVNYEITEIKVDNRNNYNLVLVSRVKNLDEVIVIGYGTTTKGDLTGAVAKAPIQDMQKAPVRAFDEALAGRIAGVAVSSVDGQPGSDINIVIRGNNSVTQENSPLYVVDGFPLESPNTNMINTQDIESFEVLKDASATAIYGARGANGVIIITTKKGKTGPPVINFGASYGLQKVMKTMDLMTPYEFVKYELERNPSDAAGDYLTNGKTLESYKSIPEIDWQSKVFRTAPMQNYSLSMRGGNDYTKYYVSGNVLDQQGIMINSGYKRYQGTMSLDQNISRKLKAGVYINYSYMKQNGLPPSIATSGTSSTAATLFSVWGYRNFAISGIPNLEDVLLDPDVDPLDSRINPVLNQEHSLRENFFTNTIANGYLEYTIAPDLKLKITAGVTNNLTQRNQFNDTFTMTGNSRTRLGAVRGVNGSVTYVRSATWMNENTLSYYKKINNVHHITLVAGFSQTANKSSTDGHAANKLPRPALGIAGLNEGIPERIEAASSSWGLASFLGRLDYKYKSRYMFTFTFRTDGSSKFSPENRWAYFPSGAFAWRLSQEKFMNSLKNIVSDAKIRTSYGLTGNNRISDFPYLSAIAVSPNPDAYTFGNGITHGAFNTNFGNKDLKWETTAQFDIGLDLAFLKNRLSFTADVYRKKTNDLLLYANLPYTLGYARALRNIGSVQNQGLELTLGGSPVQNKDFSWESSINISFNKSKVLALSENESAMTSPAPFDGNFATIPAYITQVGNQLGMMYGYIWDGVYQYNDFDKTTTGNYILKDGVATNGNLRTAIQPGDIKFRDINGDLTVDSKDYAIIGRGLPIHTGGFNNDFRYRSFDLNIFFQWSYGNDIINGNRYIFEGNMLGRSNLNQFASYNNRWSPENTVATTPRVNGGGPTTPTGGNSRVVEDGSFLRLKTVSLGYTIPTKTLDKIHIKSCRVYVSAQNLITWTNYSGIDPEVSVFNNVLTPGFDYSAYPRPRLVTFGLNVNF, from the coding sequence ATGCGATTGCAACTTCGCCATCCCTTGCGCTGCAAAATGCCCGGCTTTGCCGTTTCACTACGGTATATGTTCCAGGCCATCCTGCTCCTGGTTCCTGCCTTGGCATTTTCCCAGAAACAGATCTCCGGTACCGTTAAAGACAGTGACGGCAAACCGCTCGAAAGTATTACGGTCTCCCTTAAAGGGAAAAATAAAAGCACACTCACCGACTCCACAGGTGCTTTTAAGCTCTCCGCCAATCCGGGCGATATCCTCATGGCCTCCTCCGTTAATTATGAGATAACGGAAATAAAGGTCGATAACAGGAATAATTATAACCTCGTTCTGGTATCCAGGGTCAAAAACCTGGATGAAGTGATAGTAATAGGCTACGGCACCACTACCAAAGGCGACCTTACCGGGGCAGTAGCCAAAGCCCCCATCCAGGATATGCAGAAAGCGCCCGTCCGCGCCTTCGATGAAGCCCTCGCTGGTAGAATAGCCGGCGTAGCCGTTTCCTCCGTCGACGGCCAGCCCGGCTCCGACATCAATATCGTCATCAGGGGTAATAACTCCGTTACACAGGAAAATTCGCCCCTCTATGTCGTAGATGGCTTCCCCCTTGAATCGCCCAATACTAACATGATCAATACCCAGGACATAGAATCATTTGAAGTGCTGAAAGATGCCTCCGCTACAGCTATCTATGGTGCCCGCGGAGCCAACGGCGTTATTATTATCACTACTAAAAAAGGTAAAACAGGACCACCGGTCATCAACTTCGGTGCATCATATGGCCTTCAGAAAGTCATGAAAACAATGGACTTGATGACTCCCTATGAATTCGTAAAATATGAACTCGAAAGAAACCCCTCTGATGCCGCCGGGGACTACCTCACCAACGGCAAAACACTCGAATCTTATAAAAGTATACCCGAAATCGACTGGCAGTCTAAGGTTTTCAGAACAGCGCCCATGCAAAACTATTCCCTCTCCATGAGGGGCGGAAACGACTACACCAAATATTATGTATCCGGAAATGTACTCGACCAGCAGGGTATCATGATTAACTCCGGTTATAAAAGATATCAGGGCACCATGTCTCTCGATCAGAATATAAGCAGGAAGTTGAAAGCAGGTGTTTATATCAACTATAGCTATATGAAGCAGAACGGCCTGCCGCCTTCTATAGCAACCTCCGGCACCAGCTCTACAGCCGCAACGCTGTTCAGCGTTTGGGGCTACCGCAATTTTGCCATCAGCGGCATCCCTAATCTCGAAGATGTGCTGCTCGACCCCGATGTCGATCCCCTCGATTCACGCATCAACCCCGTACTCAACCAGGAACATTCTCTGAGAGAAAATTTCTTTACAAATACCATCGCCAACGGATACCTGGAATATACCATCGCACCAGATCTTAAACTCAAAATAACCGCAGGCGTCACCAATAATCTTACACAACGTAACCAGTTCAACGACACCTTTACCATGACTGGTAACAGCCGTACCAGGCTTGGCGCTGTCAGAGGCGTGAATGGATCAGTCACCTACGTTAGAAGCGCTACCTGGATGAACGAAAACACGCTGTCCTATTATAAAAAAATAAACAACGTACATCATATTACATTGGTCGCAGGCTTCTCCCAAACAGCCAATAAATCATCCACCGATGGACACGCCGCTAATAAACTCCCCAGACCTGCACTGGGTATCGCAGGACTCAACGAAGGTATCCCCGAACGCATCGAAGCCGCCTCCTCTTCCTGGGGACTGGCGTCCTTCCTCGGAAGACTGGATTATAAATACAAATCCAGGTACATGTTTACCTTCACCTTCAGAACCGACGGCTCTTCAAAATTCTCTCCTGAAAACAGGTGGGCTTATTTCCCCTCTGGCGCTTTTGCCTGGCGCCTCAGCCAGGAAAAGTTCATGAACAGCCTAAAAAACATAGTGTCCGATGCCAAGATCAGGACCAGCTATGGCCTCACCGGCAACAACAGGATCTCCGACTTCCCCTACCTTTCCGCTATCGCAGTATCGCCCAATCCAGATGCCTATACCTTCGGTAACGGCATCACACACGGCGCCTTCAACACTAACTTCGGAAACAAAGATCTGAAATGGGAAACCACAGCTCAGTTCGATATAGGCCTCGACCTTGCATTCCTGAAAAACAGGCTCAGCTTTACTGCCGATGTCTATCGTAAAAAAACAAACGACCTCCTGTTATACGCTAACCTTCCCTATACCCTCGGATATGCCAGGGCGTTGCGTAACATTGGTAGCGTACAAAATCAGGGCCTCGAACTCACGCTTGGCGGCTCACCCGTTCAGAATAAAGACTTCTCCTGGGAAAGCAGCATCAATATCTCATTTAATAAAAGCAAAGTTCTGGCGTTGTCCGAAAACGAAAGCGCCATGACTTCTCCCGCTCCCTTCGACGGCAACTTCGCCACTATACCGGCCTACATCACACAGGTAGGTAACCAGCTAGGTATGATGTACGGTTATATTTGGGATGGCGTTTATCAATATAACGACTTTGATAAAACCACCACCGGCAATTATATTCTTAAAGATGGCGTTGCCACCAATGGCAACCTCAGAACAGCCATCCAACCCGGTGATATCAAATTTCGCGATATCAATGGCGACCTTACGGTCGACTCAAAAGACTACGCAATTATCGGTCGCGGCCTGCCCATACATACCGGCGGATTTAATAACGATTTCCGTTACAGATCCTTCGACCTCAACATCTTCTTCCAGTGGTCCTACGGCAACGACATCATCAACGGTAACCGCTACATCTTTGAAGGCAACATGCTCGGACGGTCTAACCTTAACCAGTTTGCCAGCTATAACAATAGATGGTCGCCCGAAAACACGGTAGCTACTACTCCGCGTGTTAACGGTGGTGGACCCACCACGCCTACCGGCGGCAACTCGAGGGTGGTGGAAGATGGCTCTTTCCTGCGACTGAAAACAGTGTCGCTCGGATATACCATCCCAACAAAAACACTTGATAAAATACACATTAAGTCTTGCAGGGTTTACGTCTCTGCACAGAATCTTATTACCTGGACAAATTACTCCGGTATCGATCCTGAAGTCAGTGTGTTTAACAACGTGCTCACGCCGGGCTTTGACTACTCTGCTTATCCAAGGCCACGCCTGGTAACTTTTGGTCTCAATGTCAATTTCTAA
- the galA gene encoding beta-galactosidase GalA — MMNWLWTAGLMILLLTSLQVSAQQVKPGEGTSRFSLDEGWLFHLGDIPFAPLLGHGASYMASKAGIAPGAAAVDYDDSQWLSLNLPHDWAIEQPVDSTENISQGYHKRGFGWYRRRFKLDTADKGKNLELQFEGIATHATIWVNGQVVYRSWSAYNAFYIDITAIARYGEDVNTIAVKVDANAMEGWWYEGAGIYRHTWLVKRSPVHIVTDGVFAHPVLLSAAGDQTPASETTNLAHDNWCIPAEITIANTGKQKASPHINISLYNRHHQLVTTADTVATVNALEQTTVKLNLSVTNPLRWTLEDPALYTVVTKLQSNNDNDEVITRCGFRTIRFDADSGFYLNNKRVKIKGVCNHIDHAGVGTAVPDALWDFRMQKIKEMGANAYRCAHNAPASRILDLCDSLGILVMDENRNFNTSPEYLAQLAWLVKRDRNHPSVILWSVFNEEPIQGTETGYEMVRRLSKQVKIRDTTRPVTAAMNGGFFSEINVSQAVDVVGFNYEIKHYDRFHALNPRKPVTSSEDASGVMVRGEYYTNTVKHILDAYDTQAPSWGATHRKAWKLIDERPWMAGAFVWTGFDYHGEPTPFRWPTVSSNFGILDLCGFPKTAFYLRQALWIKDKPILHIAPHWNFPKDSIGKPVKVMVISNAEKVKLLLNGKTIGEQQNDPYNMVSWQVPYKPGKLEAIGFRNGKQVSRFQVQTTGAPVRLRLTPFRPALDNSGTDATPVTVEALDANGRHVPDANLPVSFNTSNAGRIIGLGNGNPNSHEPEKGNHQSLFNGFAQVIVQPLKGETTNLVLEATAPGLEPATLSIPLQQVAAQPSLPASASILTLDKWRMSPVFNTRPNPAMALSDNDMNSWMATQPGKLQEATSSGYVIYRAAFTPYAAQQEMGGNIYLKPINGDVEIWINDKKIAEQTVSPVAKEIKIPFPVGKTHTINILVKQEKGTYTGLNGPVIVAE; from the coding sequence ATGATGAATTGGCTCTGGACAGCAGGTTTAATGATCCTGTTACTCACCAGCTTACAGGTCTCCGCACAACAGGTAAAACCCGGGGAGGGCACTTCCCGCTTCTCGCTCGACGAAGGTTGGTTATTTCATCTCGGCGATATCCCTTTCGCTCCTTTGCTCGGACATGGAGCCAGTTATATGGCTTCCAAGGCCGGTATTGCCCCCGGCGCCGCCGCAGTCGACTACGACGATAGCCAGTGGTTATCTCTTAACCTCCCGCACGACTGGGCTATAGAACAACCCGTCGACTCCACCGAAAATATTTCACAGGGCTACCATAAACGCGGATTCGGCTGGTACCGCCGCAGATTTAAACTCGATACTGCCGACAAAGGCAAAAACCTCGAACTTCAGTTCGAAGGTATCGCCACCCACGCCACAATATGGGTGAACGGACAGGTCGTTTACCGTAGCTGGAGTGCCTATAACGCTTTTTATATCGATATCACCGCCATCGCACGTTACGGCGAAGACGTCAATACCATCGCCGTAAAAGTAGATGCCAACGCCATGGAAGGCTGGTGGTACGAAGGCGCAGGGATCTACCGCCATACCTGGCTCGTAAAACGCAGCCCCGTACATATTGTTACTGATGGCGTATTTGCCCATCCCGTTTTACTTAGTGCTGCAGGTGATCAAACTCCTGCCTCCGAAACAACAAACCTGGCTCACGATAACTGGTGTATCCCGGCCGAAATAACAATAGCCAACACCGGCAAACAAAAGGCTTCTCCACATATCAACATATCCCTTTACAACCGGCACCACCAGCTGGTGACCACCGCCGATACTGTCGCCACTGTAAACGCCCTGGAACAAACTACGGTTAAACTCAACCTTTCTGTAACCAACCCCCTTCGCTGGACACTCGAAGACCCCGCATTATACACCGTAGTAACAAAACTGCAGTCAAACAATGATAACGACGAAGTGATTACCCGCTGTGGCTTCCGGACCATCCGCTTTGATGCCGACTCCGGTTTTTATCTCAACAATAAAAGAGTAAAGATCAAAGGGGTATGTAACCATATCGATCATGCCGGCGTAGGCACCGCCGTCCCCGACGCCCTATGGGATTTTCGCATGCAGAAAATAAAAGAAATGGGTGCCAACGCTTATCGCTGCGCACATAACGCCCCCGCTTCGCGTATCCTCGACCTCTGTGATAGCCTCGGCATCCTCGTCATGGATGAAAACAGGAACTTCAACACGTCTCCCGAATACCTCGCCCAACTCGCCTGGCTCGTAAAACGCGATAGAAATCATCCGTCCGTTATCCTCTGGTCTGTCTTCAACGAAGAACCCATCCAGGGAACGGAAACAGGATACGAAATGGTCCGCCGTTTATCAAAACAGGTGAAAATACGCGATACCACAAGACCCGTCACAGCAGCCATGAACGGCGGCTTCTTCAGTGAAATAAATGTCTCCCAGGCCGTAGATGTCGTTGGATTCAATTATGAAATTAAACACTACGACAGGTTTCACGCGCTTAACCCCCGTAAACCCGTTACCAGCTCCGAAGATGCTTCAGGTGTAATGGTCCGCGGTGAATATTATACCAACACGGTAAAGCATATCCTCGACGCCTACGATACACAAGCCCCCTCCTGGGGCGCTACCCACCGCAAAGCCTGGAAGCTGATAGACGAAAGACCATGGATGGCAGGAGCCTTCGTATGGACTGGCTTCGACTACCACGGCGAACCAACACCGTTTCGTTGGCCAACCGTCAGCTCAAACTTCGGCATTCTCGACCTTTGCGGATTCCCTAAAACTGCCTTTTATCTGCGCCAGGCGCTATGGATAAAAGATAAACCCATTCTCCACATCGCTCCGCACTGGAACTTCCCCAAAGACAGTATTGGCAAACCGGTGAAAGTAATGGTGATAAGCAACGCCGAAAAGGTAAAGCTCCTGCTCAATGGCAAAACAATAGGAGAACAGCAGAACGATCCATATAATATGGTAAGCTGGCAGGTGCCCTATAAACCCGGCAAACTCGAAGCCATCGGCTTCCGCAATGGTAAACAGGTTTCCCGCTTCCAGGTCCAGACAACCGGCGCCCCCGTTCGCCTGCGTCTCACTCCCTTCCGCCCAGCACTCGATAACTCCGGAACAGATGCAACCCCCGTTACAGTCGAAGCCCTGGATGCCAACGGCCGGCACGTACCCGATGCCAACTTGCCGGTATCCTTTAATACAAGTAATGCCGGCCGCATCATCGGCCTGGGAAATGGCAACCCCAACTCACATGAACCGGAAAAAGGGAACCACCAAAGTCTGTTTAATGGCTTTGCTCAGGTAATCGTACAACCGCTGAAAGGCGAAACAACAAACCTTGTACTCGAAGCAACTGCACCCGGCCTCGAGCCTGCTACCTTGTCCATCCCGCTGCAACAGGTTGCGGCGCAGCCATCTCTTCCCGCTTCAGCCAGCATCCTTACGCTCGATAAATGGAGGATGTCGCCGGTGTTCAACACCCGCCCCAATCCCGCAATGGCTCTCTCCGATAACGATATGAACAGTTGGATGGCAACCCAGCCTGGCAAATTACAGGAAGCAACCTCCTCAGGTTATGTCATCTACCGCGCAGCTTTTACACCCTATGCAGCCCAGCAGGAAATGGGAGGAAATATCTATCTCAAACCAATAAATGGAGACGTGGAAATATGGATCAACGATAAAAAAATAGCAGAACAAACGGTTAGCCCCGTAGCGAAAGAAATAAAGATCCCTTTCCCGGTGGGTAAAACGCATACCATCAACATATTGGTAAAGCAGGAAAAAGGAACTTACACAGGTCTTAACGGCCCTGTTATTGTAGCAGAATAA
- a CDS encoding hybrid sensor histidine kinase/response regulator transcription factor: MRPFVFLLLVFCYCKTIAQHPGFQHLSVADGLSQNSVLSITQDAKGFMWYGTRSGLNKYDSRKITIYKNRPGDSLSLSSDYILSLLSDRQQNLWVGTRKGLNRYDALTDRFNRIALNVTNGKSLKNNDIHITSLLEDSKGRLWVGTSQCLLLLRSKGQASSETQPSFFSFEGYQQFPSRGVMCLYEDRSGAIWVGTYDGAVKITGSNDNFHTLVLGQQEGTTNGLRDNQITSITQDKQGWMWMGTLTGGLHRCDSTGRDFSYYTHSDVQPGSLVNNHVRKLIFDNDEQLWIGTQEGISVMDTRSGLFRSYVNDAWDPQSLSQNSVHSFYKDNAGTIWVGTFFGGVNYATSYHTSFQVFNNRSRVGRLSNNVVSSIIEDNDRQLWIGTEGGGLNCIDAITRKVTYYQHKPSDAGSVGSNLIKTIYKDKQGLLWIGTHGGGLNLFESNSRRFTRYLYKENDPETQGAEITALLEDSRGLFWIGTDASGLKLYRKNGKELNTYTGALQVIKGIGNRSVLSFLEVSGGEVWIGTSNGLFRTDGNLAELRLHLLENKSSSYPYHVNSLTRDRQGNIWVGTYYNGINVYDNTGKKIASYTQEDGLPDNNILGILEDEATHSFWISTANGLARFSPANKRFTVYTEADGIAGNVFNNNAYYKNGNGMFFFGGFNGLSAFYPGQIKENTLMPPIVITDLKLFNKPVVAGDGSKVLSQVVGHSQAIKLKYDQNVFSIDFAILNYIKPEKNRYAWRLEGFDQDWNYGTVPTASYTNIPPGDYHFLVKGANNDGTWSKVTRLQVSVLPPFWKTWWAYSFYILLVVTLAFFITRFFFLRALLQRNQELTQLKLNFFTNISHEIRTHLSLIIGPAERMLLNNHNDENKQQLRTIKNNSESLLQLVNELMDFRKAETGHLSLHVSGWNLVAFLSSISESFHELSVTRNIRLDFISATQDAEVWFDKEQLKKVFYNLLSNAFKFTADGGYISIVIEEKKATVDIKVTDNGKGISKENIDKLFDNYFQEDDAGKQNTGYGIGLALSKSIVEMHKGQLHVSSEPVSSTEHYTCFTVSLLKGSAHFKPEQIVRQTAGAPEPEPAFDAGGAMASPISEAGTGLTPAATILLVEDNPSIRSFIREALQNRYHILESSNGVEGLEVATAHIPDLIISDVMMPEMDGFSFCSKVKTDARTNHIPVILLTAKTAVAHQVSGLETGADIYLTKPFSIQVLELQIRNLLASRERLWQRFQQELQLLPARASDMKDSMALVQVEQPALHPLDAAFIADIKQMVEEHMEDPDFGIALLAKKAAMSQPVLFKKIKAITGMTANDFVKSLRLKRATELLRENRYTVYEVSYMVGYENSKYFSREFKKQFGKTPTEWMGDGR, from the coding sequence ATGAGGCCATTTGTTTTTCTCCTGTTGGTTTTTTGCTATTGCAAAACCATAGCTCAGCATCCAGGCTTTCAGCACCTAAGTGTAGCAGACGGATTATCACAGAATTCAGTTCTAAGCATCACCCAGGATGCCAAAGGCTTTATGTGGTATGGCACGCGCTCGGGGTTAAACAAATATGATTCACGAAAGATCACCATATACAAAAACAGGCCGGGGGATAGCCTTAGTCTTTCCAGCGACTATATTCTTTCCTTACTAAGCGACAGGCAGCAGAATTTATGGGTTGGCACCAGGAAGGGGCTGAACAGGTATGATGCATTGACCGACCGGTTCAACCGGATTGCGCTTAACGTTACAAATGGGAAATCGCTTAAAAACAATGATATTCATATTACCAGCCTGCTTGAAGACAGCAAGGGGCGGTTGTGGGTGGGAACATCGCAATGTTTGTTGCTGCTCCGCAGCAAGGGGCAGGCATCTTCAGAAACGCAGCCGTCCTTTTTTTCGTTTGAAGGCTACCAGCAATTTCCTTCCAGAGGGGTCATGTGTTTATACGAGGATCGCAGCGGAGCCATATGGGTGGGCACTTATGACGGCGCGGTAAAAATAACGGGCAGCAACGATAACTTTCACACATTGGTATTAGGGCAGCAGGAAGGTACTACAAATGGTCTTCGAGACAACCAGATAACCAGTATTACGCAAGACAAGCAGGGCTGGATGTGGATGGGCACTCTTACAGGCGGGTTACATCGTTGCGACAGCACCGGCAGGGACTTCAGCTATTATACGCATTCAGATGTACAGCCGGGCAGCCTGGTCAATAATCATGTAAGGAAGCTGATTTTTGATAACGATGAGCAATTATGGATTGGCACGCAGGAAGGCATTTCTGTAATGGATACCCGTTCGGGTTTATTCCGGTCGTATGTTAATGATGCATGGGACCCACAGAGCCTGAGTCAAAACTCCGTTCATAGTTTCTATAAGGACAATGCAGGTACTATATGGGTGGGCACCTTTTTCGGTGGTGTTAACTATGCCACATCGTACCATACAAGTTTCCAGGTGTTCAATAACAGATCAAGGGTTGGGCGTTTGAGTAACAATGTGGTTAGTTCCATTATTGAAGATAACGACAGGCAGCTTTGGATAGGTACGGAAGGTGGTGGCTTAAACTGTATAGATGCCATTACCCGAAAGGTTACGTACTACCAGCATAAACCTTCTGACGCGGGGAGTGTAGGGTCTAATCTTATAAAGACCATTTACAAAGACAAGCAGGGTTTGCTTTGGATAGGCACACATGGCGGAGGGCTGAACCTTTTTGAAAGTAACAGCCGACGTTTTACGCGTTATTTATATAAAGAGAATGATCCGGAAACGCAGGGGGCGGAGATCACTGCTTTACTGGAAGACAGCCGTGGTCTTTTCTGGATAGGCACTGATGCTTCGGGTTTGAAGCTTTACAGGAAAAACGGGAAAGAACTTAATACCTATACCGGCGCCCTGCAGGTGATTAAGGGTATAGGGAACCGGTCTGTGCTTAGTTTTCTTGAAGTATCGGGCGGAGAGGTGTGGATAGGTACATCGAACGGGCTATTCAGAACAGACGGCAACCTTGCGGAACTGAGGTTACATTTACTGGAGAACAAGAGCAGCAGTTATCCCTATCATGTAAACAGTCTTACCCGGGACAGGCAGGGGAATATATGGGTAGGCACTTATTATAACGGGATCAATGTTTATGATAATACAGGCAAGAAGATCGCTTCTTATACACAGGAGGATGGATTACCGGATAATAATATCCTGGGAATACTGGAGGATGAGGCGACGCATTCTTTCTGGATAAGTACTGCGAACGGGCTTGCGAGGTTTTCGCCGGCGAATAAAAGGTTTACCGTGTATACAGAGGCAGATGGTATTGCGGGGAATGTGTTTAACAACAATGCCTATTATAAGAACGGTAACGGTATGTTCTTCTTTGGTGGATTTAACGGGCTTTCTGCTTTTTACCCGGGACAGATAAAAGAGAATACTTTAATGCCTCCTATTGTTATTACAGATCTCAAGCTCTTCAATAAACCTGTAGTTGCGGGGGATGGCAGCAAGGTACTTTCACAGGTTGTAGGTCATAGCCAGGCTATAAAGCTAAAGTATGACCAGAATGTATTCTCTATTGACTTTGCCATTCTCAATTATATTAAACCGGAAAAGAACAGATATGCCTGGCGGCTGGAGGGTTTTGACCAGGACTGGAATTACGGCACTGTCCCAACTGCTTCTTATACCAATATTCCCCCGGGAGACTATCATTTTCTTGTAAAAGGCGCCAATAATGACGGGACCTGGAGCAAAGTTACCCGTTTACAGGTTTCTGTGCTTCCGCCCTTCTGGAAGACCTGGTGGGCTTATAGTTTTTACATATTACTTGTTGTTACATTAGCATTCTTTATCACGCGTTTTTTCTTCCTGAGAGCCTTACTTCAAAGGAACCAGGAACTTACCCAACTGAAGCTTAATTTCTTTACCAATATTTCGCATGAAATAAGGACGCATCTTTCGCTGATCATTGGTCCTGCTGAAAGGATGTTACTCAACAACCATAATGATGAAAACAAACAGCAGCTGCGTACTATCAAAAACAATTCGGAGAGCCTGCTTCAACTGGTAAATGAACTGATGGATTTCAGGAAGGCTGAAACGGGGCATTTATCGTTACATGTGTCCGGCTGGAACCTGGTGGCATTTCTTAGTTCTATTTCTGAATCGTTTCATGAGCTTTCTGTTACCAGGAATATCAGGTTAGATTTTATAAGTGCTACTCAAGATGCTGAAGTGTGGTTTGATAAAGAGCAACTAAAAAAGGTATTTTATAATCTTTTATCCAATGCTTTTAAATTCACTGCAGATGGTGGTTATATAAGTATTGTCATTGAAGAGAAGAAAGCCACAGTAGACATAAAGGTTACCGATAACGGCAAAGGCATTTCGAAGGAGAACATCGACAAGTTATTTGACAACTATTTCCAGGAAGATGATGCAGGGAAACAAAATACAGGTTACGGAATAGGGCTTGCCCTTTCGAAGAGTATTGTAGAAATGCACAAGGGGCAGCTGCATGTTTCAAGCGAACCGGTTAGTTCAACTGAACACTACACCTGTTTTACGGTTAGTTTGCTTAAGGGCAGTGCTCATTTCAAACCTGAGCAGATTGTCAGGCAAACAGCGGGCGCTCCGGAGCCGGAACCGGCGTTTGATGCCGGCGGGGCTATGGCATCTCCGATATCTGAAGCCGGGACCGGTCTGACACCTGCAGCCACTATTTTGCTGGTTGAGGATAATCCTTCGATCAGGAGCTTTATCAGGGAAGCGTTGCAAAACAGGTATCATATTCTTGAAAGCAGTAATGGAGTAGAAGGATTAGAGGTTGCAACAGCACATATTCCCGACCTTATCATCAGTGATGTAATGATGCCTGAAATGGATGGTTTTAGTTTTTGCAGCAAGGTAAAAACAGATGCCCGTACCAATCATATTCCAGTGATACTTCTTACGGCGAAAACTGCGGTGGCGCACCAGGTGAGCGGTCTTGAAACGGGTGCAGACATTTATCTTACCAAACCCTTCAGCATACAGGTACTGGAATTACAGATCCGTAACCTGCTTGCTTCGCGCGAGCGTTTATGGCAACGATTCCAGCAGGAGTTGCAGTTACTGCCTGCGCGGGCATCTGATATGAAAGACAGCATGGCGTTGGTTCAGGTGGAGCAACCGGCATTACATCCGCTTGATGCTGCATTTATTGCTGACATAAAACAAATGGTGGAGGAGCATATGGAAGATCCCGATTTTGGCATTGCATTGCTTGCCAAAAAGGCGGCTATGAGTCAGCCTGTTCTTTTCAAAAAGATCAAGGCCATTACCGGCATGACAGCCAATGACTTTGTTAAATCGCTTCGCCTGAAACGGGCTACGGAACTGCTGCGTGAAAACAGGTATACTGTTTATGAAGTTTCTTATATGGTTGGTTATGAAAACAGCAAATATTTCAGCAGGGAATTCAAGAAGCAGTTTGGGAAAACGCCTACGGAGTGGATGGGGGATGGCAGATGA